Part of the Paenibacillus aurantius genome, ATCCGGGAGAGCCGCTTCCGCTTATCGTGGTTATCGTGGATGAGCTCGCGGACCTGATGATGGTGGCAGCCAACGACGTTGAGGACGCGATCTGCCGTCTCGCCCAAATGGCCCGTGCCGCGGGCATTCACTTGATCATCGCCACCCAGCGTCCATCGGTAGATGTTATTACCGGCGTGATCAAGGCCAATATCCCTTCCCGGATCGCCTTTGGCGTTTCCTCTCAGGTAGACTCCCGGACCATCCTGGATATGGCGGGAGCGGAGAAGCTCCTGGGCCGCGGAGACATGCTTTTCCTGCCGGTAGGCGCCTCCAAGCCGGTTCGCGTGCAAGGCGCTTTCTTGTCCGACCAGGAGGTAGAGGCCGTGGTCAGCTTTGTCAGCAACCAGGAGAAGGCGAACTACCAGGAAGACCTCGTTCCTCAAGTGGAAGACATACCGGAAGCGGAGGACACGTTCGAGGACGAGCTGTACGACCAGGCGGTCCAGATCGTGCTGGAAGCCAAGCAGGCGTCGGTGTCCCTCCTTCAACGAAGAATGAGGGTAGGCTACACGAGAGCGGCGCGCCTCATCGACACGATGGAAGCCAAAGGAGTAGTCGGCCCCTATGAGGGAAGCAAGCCGCGCGAAGTGCTCCTTACGCTCGATCAATTCCAGCAGAACCGAATAAGCTCCTAAAATGCCGGGCCTTGGGCCCGGTTTTTTTATGGGCGGGTGCATGGTGGAAGAACTCCGGCTAACTCCCCCGCCAGCCGTGGAATCCGATTAGGTTTCCTCTACCGGTATAGAAGCCCAGCCTCTTTCAAATAATAACCTCAGGTTGTTTCACACCATGATAAGGAAAGGCTGGAGGGAAGAATGAACAAACGCCTGATTTATGTCACAATCGGTATCCTGCTCGTTATCTTTGCGGCTGTCCAGGTTAAGCAGATGGGTAAGACCAAGTCCGATCAAGAGGTGTTTAGCAAAACCGACATCCGTTACGGAGCGGAGGGCGGCGATGTGTACGAGCTTCAAGGGAGATTGAAATACCTCGGCTTCTTCACCGGCAAGATTGACGGGGATTACGGCTACCGGACCTTGAAATCCGTCAAATGGTTCCAAAGCGAGTTCGGGCTGAAGGTGGACGGAATCGTCGGGTCCAAAACAAAGCTGAAGCTTTGGCAGGCGACCAAAAGCTGGAAGCCGACGGCCGAAACAAGCGGTGCTGGCGGCGGAAAAGCGGCGGCGGCCACCAAGAAACCGGCCATTCCCGCCTCGTCCAGACGCGGACTTTCGGACAATGATCTCAAAATTATGGCGAACGCCGTTTATGGGGAGTCGAGGGGGGAACCATACATCGGTCAAGTGGCGGTAGCCGCCGTTATCCTTAACCGTGTGGATGATCCGAATTTCCCCAATAGCATATCGGGCGTAATCTTTCAGCCTGGGGCGTTCACCGCGGTAGCGGACGGCCAAATCTGGCTTACCCCTAACGAAAGAGCCAAGCAGGCGGTACAGGATGCGTTGAACGGCATGGATCCGACAGGAGGCTGCACGTACTATTTCAACCCGGTCACCGCGACGTCGAAGTGGATTTGGAGCCGCCAGCAGATCAAGACGATCGGAAAGCATATTTTCTGCAAATAAACGGGAAGAAGTAACCGCTCCGGTTGCTTCTTCTCTTTCTGTAGGAATATAATGGAGGGGCGTAACCGTGCCGGAAAAGGGCACACTCAAGCTGAATCAGAAGGGAGCCGTCCGGATTGAACAACCACCGATTTGTTCGCAGCCAGATTGGCAACATCAGGCTGCATGTTTTACCGACCGACCGGTTTAAAACCTACGCCATCTCGTTATACATCGGCACTCCGCTCGCGGAAGAATGGGTAACTCCGGTAGCGTTGACTCCTTTTGTGCTGCGCCGCGGAACCGAGCGGCTTCCGGAGACGAAGCAGTTCCGGGAGAAGCTGGATGATCTGTACGGAGCCGGCTTTGGCTTTGACATATACAAGCGCGGCGATTATCAGCTGGTTCAGTTCCGTATGGACATCATTCAGGATGATTTTGTCAAGGAGTCGAATTCGCTCCTTAAGCAGGCCCTTCAATTTCTCGGGGAAGCCGTCATGCGCCCTGCCAAAGAAGGGGACGCCTTCGTCAGCAAATACGTGGATGCCGAGAAACGCACCCTGCAGAAGAAAATCGAATCCATCATTAACGATAAAATCCGTTATGCCGCCGAACGCTGCATAGAGGAAATGTGCAAGAACGAGCCGTACCGGCTTCATCCGCTCGGAAAGCTCGACGCCATTCAAGCCATTACACCCGAGTCCCTTTACACCCATTACCGGGAATGGTTGAGCCGCTCTCCGATTGATCTGTACGTCGTGGGCAATACCACGGAGGAGGAAGTCCGGTCCATCGTTCAGGAAACCTTCCATCCGGGTAACGGGGCAAGGGAAGAATATGTGTCCCGCAGCCAGCCTTCCGCCCCCCGCGAGGTCAACACAGTGGTGGAGAAGCTGGACGTTGGCCAAGGTAAGCTCAACATGGGGCTAAGAACCTCGATTACCTATGCGGATGAGGATTATGCCCCCGCATTGGTCTATAACGGCATTCTGGGCGGATACCCGCATTCCAAGCTCTTTGTTAACGTGAGGGAGAAGGAAAGCCTGGCCTATTACGCTTCTTCCCGTCTGGACGGCCACAAAGGGATCCTGACCATTCAATCGGGCATCGAGATCGCCAATTATGAGAAAGCCGTGGAGATTATCAAACGGCAGCTGGATGCCATGGGCAAAGGAGAAATCAGTGAGCTTGAGCTTAACCAGACGAGGGCGATGATCTACAACCATCTCCGGGAAATCCAGGATTCCGCTTACGAGATGATCTCCTTTGACTTCAACAGTGTATTATCCGGAAAGGAAAGAACCGTTGAAGAATTAATCGATGCCGTCGGCCGGGTTACACCGGAAGCCATTCAGGAAGTGGCCCGCAAGGTACAGCTGGACACCATTTACTTCCTGAGAGACCGGAAGGAGGGGTAACGATATGGAGAAACTTCAATACGACAGGCTCAAGGAAACGCTTTATTATGAACAGCTGCCCAACGGCCTCAGCGTGTATCTGCTTCCGAAACCGGGATTCAGCAAAACGTATGCCACGTTTTCCACTAAGTTCGGCTCGGTTGACAACCACTTCCGGGTGGAAGGAGGAGAGGAAGCACAGGTTCCGGACGGAATCGCTCACTTTCTGGAGCACAAAATGTTCGAAGAGCCGGAGGGAGACATTTTCTCCAAATTTTCTTCGCTCGGAGCTTCCGCGAACGCCTTCACCAGCTTTGACCGGACCACTTATCTGTTCTCGGCTACCGGTAATATTGAGGAAAATCTGGAGACCTTGATCAACTTCGTCCAGAATCCTTATTTCACCGACCAGAACGTAGATAAGGAAAAAGGAATCATCGGCCAAGAAATCAAAATGTACCAGGACAATCCGGACTGGAGGGTCTATTTCGGCCTGATCGAAGCCATGTACAAGGTCCATCCGGTGCATATCGACATTGCGGGAACGGTGGAATCCATCTCCCGGATTACCAAGGAGACGCTGTACGATTGTTACCACACGTTTTATCATCCGAGCAACATGATTCTGTTTGTGGTTGGGGGAATCGACGCCGAGGCTACGATGGAGCAGATTCGCGCCAACCAGGCCGCCAAAAAGTACGACCGGCAAGGAGAGATTCACCGGTTTACTCCAGAAGAGCCGGCAGAAGTCCATATTCCGGAAAAGGTAACCCGCTTGCCGGTTTCCCTGCCCAAATGTCTATTCGGCTTCAAAGAGCCTCATGTCCAGATGAACGGCAAGGAACTGCTGCAGAACGAGCTCTCCACGAAGGTAATGCTCGATATTCTGTTAAGCCCCAGTTCATCCATCTACCAGAAGCTGTACGACGATAACTTGATCTCGGACAGCTTTGGATATGAATACAACAGCAGCCCGGATTATGCCTTCTCTGTAATGGGCGGCGATACCCGCGATCCCGAAGCCCTTCTCGCAACCTTCAAGGAGCTGGTAGGAAAGGTCGTTGAGCAAGGGATCACCGAAGCCGATTTTGAGCGAAGCCGCAAGAAGAAGATCGGCAGCTACTTAAGAATGCTGAATTCTCCGGAAGCCATAGCCAATGAATTTACGAAATACCGTTTCCGCGACGGGGACTTGTTTGAGATCCTACCCGTTTACGAAAGCATGAAGCTCGAGGATGTCAACCGCAGGCTTCAGGAACATTTTGATTGGGAGCGGCTTGCTGTGTCCCTGGTAAAGAGTGAGGAGTAATGGAGAAAGCTTTCAAGGATCAAACGGTTCTGGTTACCGGGGGGAGCCGAGGAATAGGGGCCGCGGTTGCCGAACGGTTTGCTTCTGTGGGAATGAATGTAGTCATTCACTATAGGGAATCCCATGAAACGGCTAATGAGGTGGCACGCCGCTGTACCTCGGCAGGAGCCCGGGTCATGACCGTAACCGCGGACCTCGGGTGCCGGGAACAAATTCTTAAGATGAACGAGAAGCTCACCAAGCACGGGATGATTCCGGATATTCTGGTCAACAATGCCGGGGTGTCGCATTACGGAATGCTTGCCGACTTAAGCGTAGAGGAATGGGACCAGTTGATGAGCATTAACCTGCGGGGTCCCTTTCTCTGCTCCCAGATTTTCATGAAGGCGATGGTGGAGCGCAAATACGGACGAATCATTAACATTTCCTCGATCTGGGGAATGGCGGGAGCCTCCTGCGAAGTGGCTTACTCCACCTCCAAGGGCGGGATCAACGCGTTCACTAAGGCTTTGGCCAAGGAACTGGCCCCGTCTGGCGTTACGGTAAACGCCGTGGCCCCTGGTCCGGTGAATACGGAAATGATGGCGGGCTTCAGCGTGGAGGAGAAGGCGGCCCTGGAGCATGAGATTCCGGCAGGCCGATTCGCTCAGCCTGATGAGATTGCTTCACTGGTCTACTACTTGTCGCTTCCCGAATCCGGGTACATTACCGGTCAAATCATAAGCGCAAACGGCGGCTGGGTCACATAGAGACCGCATAAAGAGCGGCTCCGATGAGAATATTAACAAAGGCAATTCCAACATTCTCAAAGGAGGCAAAGTCCCATGTCGGTTCTGAAATCGTTTGACAACTGGAAACACTTTTTGGGAAATCGCGTTAACGCGGCGGAGAACCATGGAATGAGCGAGGAGAAAATCGCGAACCTTGCTTATGAAATCGGAGATTTTCTGGCTAACAAAATCGATCCCGAGAATAAAGAAGAGCGTGTTCTGAAGGACCTGTGGGATGCAGGCGACGAGCAGGAGCAGAAGACGATCGCCAAGCTAATGGTGAAAATGGCCAGCAAGTCCTAATGGACGCCTTCTCAAAACCTCCCTTTTTCGGGAGGTTTTTCTTTGGTATACTTGTAGGGATCGTCTTCCTGCACAAACTTGAAGCTTAATGCCTAATCAAGTAGAATATGATCGAATACATAACACACATGGGGTGTTCTTCCTTGGAAATGAAGCAGTGGTACATGGAATACAAAATTCACAAAAACCGTCCCGGTCTGCTCGGCGATATCGCTTCCCTCATGGGAATGCTGGAGATCAACATTATCACGATTAACGGGGTCGAGGACCGCACCCGGGGAATGCTGCTCCAATGTGCCGATGATGAGAAAATCGATTTATTGGGTAAAATGTTAAAAAAAGTCGACAACATAACGATCAATGCCTTTCGGGCTCCGAAGCTCGTGGACATTTTGGCGGTAAGGCATGGTAGATACATAGAGAGGGACTCGGATGACCGCAAAACCTTCCGCTTCACGAGGGACGAGCTGGGGCTCTTGGTGGATTTCCTCGGGGAAATCTTCAAACGGGAAGGCAACCAGGTCATCGGCCTGCGCGGAATGCCGCGTGTCGGTAAGACGGAATCCATCATCGCAGGAAGCGTCTGCTCCAATAAGCGATGGACGTTCGTTTCCTCCACCTTGCTGAGGCAAACGGTGCGAAGCCAGCTGTCCGAGGATGAGATGAATGTTAACAACGTCTTCATCATTGACGGAATTGTTTCTACCATTCGTTCCAACGAGAAGCATTACGCCCTCCTTCAGGATATCATGGGCGCTCCTTCCACAAAGGTTATTGAGCATCCGGATATTTTTATCCGGGAATCGGAGTATGATTACAGTCATTTTGATTATATTATTGAACTGCGTAACACGCCGGACGAAGAAATCAATTATGAAACCTTTACCGGAAACTACGAAGGCTTCTGATTCCTAAGAGAAATTTCTAGCAAGGGGGTGACCGTGTGTTTGAGTTGGGCCAGCAGCTTAAGAAAGCCAGATTGGACAAAGGCATTTCCATGGAAGACTTGCAGGAAACCACCAAGATCCGTAAACGATACCTGGAAGCAATTGAGGAAGGGAACTTCAAGGACCTTCCCGGAAATTTCTATGTCCGCGCCTTCATCAAGAGCTACGCAGAGGCCGTAGGCCTGGATCCCAGTGAAGTGCTTAGCATGTACAAGAACGTTATTCCTGCCACCGCACCGGAAACGGTCAGCGAGCCGCTCCGGCGAAACCGAACCCCGGCCAAATCCGCCATCAAATGGAACGTTTGGGCTACGGGCGTCATTTTATGGGCCTTCTTCATTCTTATAGCCGTTATCCTGTATTACGTGCTAAGTCATAATGCCTCCGGCGGTGGCACCAAATTTACCGAAGAAGAAACCAAGCGGCTCACGGAGAAGACCCCTTCGTCCACATCCAAAGCAGCCGGAACAGGCGATAACCCTCAGGCGGCTTCGTCTTCTACACCTACGCCTGCACCAACTCCAACTCCAACGCCTACCCCGGTACCGGAGGTTAAGCTGGTCAAAACGGAGGATGGAGTCGACTATTACGCGGTGACCCAAGGCCCCGTTCAAATTCAGCTAACCGTGACGGGCGATGAATGCTATTACAAGCTCGATAAGGTGGAAAACAACAAAAGAACGATGATCGAACAGGGACAGCCTAAGAAAGGGCAAACGAAGACGTGGACCCAGGCACAATCGACCTTCCTGCTGCTCGGCAAAGCCAACGCCGTCGAGTTAAAGGTGAATGGAACGGTTGTTAATGTGGGAGAAGCCCCCAATCCGAAGCGGTTCCAATTTGATCCGGGAGGAGCACCGTTACCTTCGGGATCCCCGGCCACCGTTCAATAACAATAAGGGAAAGGATGAGGGCACATGGCAAACGATAACTCCTTTGACATCACTTCAAAAATCGATATGCAGGAACTGAACAATGCAATCAACCAAGCCGAGAAGGAAATCGAAACCCGCTTTGACTTTAAAGGAAGCAAGAGCAGCATCAAGCTGGAAAAAGACGAGCTCGTGCTGATTTCGGACGATGAATTCAAGCTGCAGAATGTCATCGATATCGTTCAATCCAAGATGGCCAAGCGGGGGATTTCCCTCAAAAATCTGCAGTACGGAAAGGTGGAGCCCGCCTCATCCGGTACGGTCCGGCAGAAGGTCACCCTCAAGCAGGGAATCGACCAGGACATGGCCAAGAAGATCAATGTCATGATTCGTGACTCGAAGCTGAAAGTATCCAGTCAGATTCAAGGAGACCAGATCCGGGTTTCGGGCAAGAGCCGGGATGATCTTCAGAAGGCCATCCAGCTGATCAAGCAGGCCGATCTGCCGCTGGAGCTTCAATTCTCGAATTTCCGCTAAACGGCATCCCCCCTCCAACCCCTTGATTTCAGCGGCTTCCGGCCCTGTGGATCAAGGGGTTGTCCATTTTGACACTCCAATATCGTTGTATTATACTTGTTAAGGATGAACGGAACGTATTGGAGGCTTACGGATGACAGAGAAGATTAAAGTGGTTACATTGGGGTGCGAGAAGAACCTGGTTGATTCCGAAATCATGTCAGGTTTGGTGCACGAGCGGGGGTATTCCCTTGTCGACAGCAAGGAAGAAGCCACGGTTATTATCGTTAATACATGCGG contains:
- a CDS encoding DUF3243 domain-containing protein, which codes for MSVLKSFDNWKHFLGNRVNAAENHGMSEEKIANLAYEIGDFLANKIDPENKEERVLKDLWDAGDEQEQKTIAKLMVKMASKS
- the yfmF gene encoding EF-P 5-aminopentanol modification-associated protein YfmF; this translates as MNNHRFVRSQIGNIRLHVLPTDRFKTYAISLYIGTPLAEEWVTPVALTPFVLRRGTERLPETKQFREKLDDLYGAGFGFDIYKRGDYQLVQFRMDIIQDDFVKESNSLLKQALQFLGEAVMRPAKEGDAFVSKYVDAEKRTLQKKIESIINDKIRYAAERCIEEMCKNEPYRLHPLGKLDAIQAITPESLYTHYREWLSRSPIDLYVVGNTTEEEVRSIVQETFHPGNGAREEYVSRSQPSAPREVNTVVEKLDVGQGKLNMGLRTSITYADEDYAPALVYNGILGGYPHSKLFVNVREKESLAYYASSRLDGHKGILTIQSGIEIANYEKAVEIIKRQLDAMGKGEISELELNQTRAMIYNHLREIQDSAYEMISFDFNSVLSGKERTVEELIDAVGRVTPEAIQEVARKVQLDTIYFLRDRKEG
- the yfmH gene encoding EF-P 5-aminopentanol modification-associated protein YfmH; protein product: MEKLQYDRLKETLYYEQLPNGLSVYLLPKPGFSKTYATFSTKFGSVDNHFRVEGGEEAQVPDGIAHFLEHKMFEEPEGDIFSKFSSLGASANAFTSFDRTTYLFSATGNIEENLETLINFVQNPYFTDQNVDKEKGIIGQEIKMYQDNPDWRVYFGLIEAMYKVHPVHIDIAGTVESISRITKETLYDCYHTFYHPSNMILFVVGGIDAEATMEQIRANQAAKKYDRQGEIHRFTPEEPAEVHIPEKVTRLPVSLPKCLFGFKEPHVQMNGKELLQNELSTKVMLDILLSPSSSIYQKLYDDNLISDSFGYEYNSSPDYAFSVMGGDTRDPEALLATFKELVGKVVEQGITEADFERSRKKKIGSYLRMLNSPEAIANEFTKYRFRDGDLFEILPVYESMKLEDVNRRLQEHFDWERLAVSLVKSEE
- the sleB gene encoding spore cortex-lytic enzyme — translated: MNKRLIYVTIGILLVIFAAVQVKQMGKTKSDQEVFSKTDIRYGAEGGDVYELQGRLKYLGFFTGKIDGDYGYRTLKSVKWFQSEFGLKVDGIVGSKTKLKLWQATKSWKPTAETSGAGGGKAAAATKKPAIPASSRRGLSDNDLKIMANAVYGESRGEPYIGQVAVAAVILNRVDDPNFPNSISGVIFQPGAFTAVADGQIWLTPNERAKQAVQDALNGMDPTGGCTYYFNPVTATSKWIWSRQQIKTIGKHIFCK
- a CDS encoding helix-turn-helix domain-containing protein codes for the protein MFELGQQLKKARLDKGISMEDLQETTKIRKRYLEAIEEGNFKDLPGNFYVRAFIKSYAEAVGLDPSEVLSMYKNVIPATAPETVSEPLRRNRTPAKSAIKWNVWATGVILWAFFILIAVILYYVLSHNASGGGTKFTEEETKRLTEKTPSSTSKAAGTGDNPQAASSSTPTPAPTPTPTPTPVPEVKLVKTEDGVDYYAVTQGPVQIQLTVTGDECYYKLDKVENNKRTMIEQGQPKKGQTKTWTQAQSTFLLLGKANAVELKVNGTVVNVGEAPNPKRFQFDPGGAPLPSGSPATVQ
- a CDS encoding YajQ family cyclic di-GMP-binding protein produces the protein MANDNSFDITSKIDMQELNNAINQAEKEIETRFDFKGSKSSIKLEKDELVLISDDEFKLQNVIDIVQSKMAKRGISLKNLQYGKVEPASSGTVRQKVTLKQGIDQDMAKKINVMIRDSKLKVSSQIQGDQIRVSGKSRDDLQKAIQLIKQADLPLELQFSNFR
- a CDS encoding YmfK family protein, with product MKQWYMEYKIHKNRPGLLGDIASLMGMLEINIITINGVEDRTRGMLLQCADDEKIDLLGKMLKKVDNITINAFRAPKLVDILAVRHGRYIERDSDDRKTFRFTRDELGLLVDFLGEIFKREGNQVIGLRGMPRVGKTESIIAGSVCSNKRWTFVSSTLLRQTVRSQLSEDEMNVNNVFIIDGIVSTIRSNEKHYALLQDIMGAPSTKVIEHPDIFIRESEYDYSHFDYIIELRNTPDEEINYETFTGNYEGF
- the ymfI gene encoding elongation factor P 5-aminopentanone reductase → MEKAFKDQTVLVTGGSRGIGAAVAERFASVGMNVVIHYRESHETANEVARRCTSAGARVMTVTADLGCREQILKMNEKLTKHGMIPDILVNNAGVSHYGMLADLSVEEWDQLMSINLRGPFLCSQIFMKAMVERKYGRIINISSIWGMAGASCEVAYSTSKGGINAFTKALAKELAPSGVTVNAVAPGPVNTEMMAGFSVEEKAALEHEIPAGRFAQPDEIASLVYYLSLPESGYITGQIISANGGWVT